Below is a window of Trichosurus vulpecula isolate mTriVul1 chromosome 4, mTriVul1.pri, whole genome shotgun sequence DNA.
atgaactgtatttggtctgtttatgtttgtaatttgtttgtatttactctgaagttcagggtgttggctttctcccctgaactaagtgaatgatatttgtatgctggattaaattgagattgttaaccccttaacattgtttttcttggtaaagcagatttaaagcagattaaaacaacctGGGCCTGAagagttctgtgagctggttgttgttggttttacacccccacagcagctgctagctggagtGTTGAAATACCAGGgaatctaagaggcagagatatgGAGGGAGAGTATCCCAAGCATAGGGAACAAGTAGAaatcttgtgtgaggaatagcaaggaggccagtgtcattaaatcacagagtatgtggggatgtaagaaacttttaaaagatatgaagaggaagtaaaagcagggacttgcttgagctctccccctaacacctccaaatacctgtaaaaaatcactctaaacaaattctagagctacagaaggcacaaaatgacagagtgaatcaaatatccaacccaagacaacctggaaggtttaCAGGAAGGGTCGATCACACATGACTGGAAATGGAGCACAGTCCATCATGGGCTGTGCTGGCACAGAcagggccagagcaggcctcagggattgaatcactggcagctgcagcagttccagacttctcaatccataaacaccaaagatgaaatagaaggtcagtggggaaactctgtcagacctgggtaagagaagagcttggtcccagccccagggcagtggaggggTGGTGGCAACAcaatggctgcttctggagctccaggcccacacagtgggagaaTCAAGTGTctgatcagagggggagtgcaaggatctctttgctaacactgaggtaggatttgcttgctttgccctccttggatctgggtcacagtcctgggtggtgctcctggggtgaggaggaccACTGGCataccagagcttgtggcagctgtggagagggaatcctcctcacagttccaatgCAGAAAaatagtgcttgtggtcactcacagatcagagcaaaggccaggagaggagtaaacacctctcctttgatcataccaaccttagaagaactgaaaatttttagatgcctagaagtatctctgagaaCAGCTGTGtaaaaacccctgaaacttgggaaagagcactctccactctggaagcagagttccaCCTTGataaagaactcaaaagtcaaataattggctgggaaaatgagcaaacagtgtaaaaaatcttactatagaatcttactttggtgaaaaagaagatcaaaacatacaaccagaagaagacaacaaagtcaaagcttctacatccaaagcctctgagaaaaatatgatttggtcaCAGGTtgaaaaggagtttgaaaatcaagtaagagaagtagaggaaaaattgggaagagaaatgagaatgatgtaaaataatcatgaaaaatgagtcaacagcttgctaaaggagaacccccaaaatgctgaagaaagtaacaccttaaaaaggcaaacaggaaagagaaatcataagggattgcTAACGTTGAACtatttgtttacactcctacaagaaagatgatatttgtaactcatgagacctttctcagtattagggtaagtgaagggaatatatatacatatatatacatacacacacacacacacacgtgtgtgtgtgtgtgtgtgtagacagagggcacagggtgagttgaatttgtagggatgatatttaaaaatattatttagtaatgtatttggagaaggagaaagggagagatagaataggataaattatctcacataaaagaggcaagaaaaaactgttataatggaagggaagagggggtaggtgaaagggaatgagtcaaccttactgtcattgaatttggcttaaggagggaataaaatacatattcatttgggtatcttaccctatagaaaagtagagggaaggggataagagagggggatgatagaagggagggcagattgggggagcaaacatttttgaaaagggattgggtcaaaggagaaaatagaaaaaatgaggaggcaggataggatggagggaaatatagttagtctttcccaatatgactattatggaaatgttttgcataactacacatgtataacctatattgaattgcttgacttctcaatgagggtggctgggaagggaagaagggagaaaatctggacctcagagctttaaaaaatgtgaaaaatgtcTTTACATTCAACTGGAAATTAatatgtacaggcaatggggtatagaaatttattttctcctacaggaaagtaagggggcaGGTGATaaggcggggagtggggtgatagaagggagggcagactggggaaagggacaatcagaataaatgccatcttggggtggggaggggaaagatggggagaaaatttgtaacttgagATCTTGTGGAAactaatgttgaaaaataaaaataaataaattttttttttaaaaaaaaagaaaagaagagatgtaagaagactagaaaagtaggaagggactaggttatgaagggctctgaacatcaaacagaggattttatatttgatcctggaggtaacagagagtcattagagtttattgaatcagacctatgatttaggaaaacaaatttgaaaattcagtggaggatggattatagGTGGAGAGACTTGTGGCATGGAGATCAGCCAGCAAGCTATTGCAGTTGTCTAgctgtgaggtgataagggctgtACCACAGTGGTTGTGGTGTCAAAGGTAAGAAGAGAGTATATATGAGAGATAAGAAGGCAGAAACAAGAGGccttgacaactgattggttaGGGAagtgagaagtcaaagatgacatctaggttgacacctggatgactgggaggatggtggtgctctcaagagttaataaggaagttagggaaATCAGAGAGTTTTGAGTGTGATCGATAATTAGTTCAATTTTGGATATAATTGTGTTTaaaatatccagtttgagatgtccagtaagcagttggagatgtgactGAAGGTCcagagagaagttagggctgaaTTCATCTTCGTAGAGATGATCATTACAACatgagttgatgagatcaccaagtcaaATAGCATCAAAGGAGAATAGGGCCCAAGACAGATTTTGGGggtatgacatggatgaagatccagcaaaggagacagagaaagaatggtcagacagataagaagagaaccaagagagaagagtGTGACTAAAAAGTAGAGGGAAGCAGTATTAAGAAGAGGGTAATCAAAGGgtgcagagaaatcaagaaggataAGAATTAAGAACAGACCCTTAGATTCAGCAATGAGATCATGAATACCTTGGGAAGGGGCaaattcagttgaatgatgaggtcagaagccagactacaaaaagttaagaagaaaatgaaaagaaagaaagtagagatACCTCTTGTTGATGGCCTTTTCAAGTTTAACCacaaaggggagaagagacaTAAAAAATTGGTTATCGGGGTGGTCCAGCTTGCCAAAATGAAGTTCAATCCGTTCGTGACCTCAGACCGAAGCAAGAACCGCAAGAGGCACTTCAACGCGCCCTCGCACATCCGGCGCAAGATCATGTCGTCCCCGCTGTCCAAGGAGCTCAGGCAGAAGTACAACGTCCGCTCGATGCCCATCCGGAAGGACGACGAGGTCCAGGTGGTTCGTGGACACTACAAAGGTCAACAAATTGGCAAGGTAGTCCAggtttacagaaagaaatatgtcATCTACATTGAACGTGTGCAACGAGAAAAAGCTAATGGCACGACTGTCCATGTGGGAATTCACCCTAGTAAGGTAGTTATCACCAGACTAAAACTGGACAAAGATCGCAAAAAGATTCTTGAACGTAAAGCCAAATCCCGACaaattggaaaggagaagggcaaatataaagaagaaaccaTTGAAAAGATGCAAGAATAAAATGGTCTGTTGTACAGttgttattaaaaatgaaaattaaaaaaaattggttatCAGTGATGGATTTTTTTGAGGATAGAAGAATTATGGGCATATTTGTAGTCAGTACagaagcagccagtagatagggagaaactgaagattagTAAAAGTAGTGATGATAGTGGGTCAATCTGCTGAGAAGTTGGGATGGAATAGGATCATTTGTGCACATAGAGGGTTTTACCTTACCAAGGAGAAGGGCTACATCATGCAAAACAGGGATTAAGGAGGAGTTAGTGGCAGAAAACATCTCAGTGGTGTAAGACGAGGACAGGGGAAACAGAGGGAGAATTTGGTGaatggctttctattttttctattaggcaaagttctcagctgagagggtgcaGTCTCCCAGAATCACTAACC
It encodes the following:
- the LOC118847899 gene encoding 60S ribosomal protein L26-like, with protein sequence MKFNPFVTSDRSKNRKRHFNAPSHIRRKIMSSPLSKELRQKYNVRSMPIRKDDEVQVVRGHYKGQQIGKVVQVYRKKYVIYIERVQREKANGTTVHVGIHPSKVVITRLKLDKDRKKILERKAKSRQIGKEKGKYKEETIEKMQE